The Mobula hypostoma chromosome 9, sMobHyp1.1, whole genome shotgun sequence genomic sequence ttttggaaaacgtCAAGTTGATAGGTTACCGAAAccgaatgagatgtaccccaggctactgtgggaagcaagggaggagattgctgagcctctggcgatgatctttacatcatcaatggggacaggagaggttccagaggattggagggttgcagatgttgttcccttattcaagaaagggagtagcaatagctcaggaaattatagaccaggaaGTCTTACTCCAGTggctggtaaattgatggaaaagatcctaagaggcaagatttatgaacatttggagaggcataatatgattaggaatagcagcatggctttatcaaaagttggtcatgccttatgaacctgactgaattttttgagcgtgtgactaaacacattgatgacagaagagcagcagatgcagtgtatatggatttcagcaaggcatttgacaaggtaccccatgcaaggcttattgagaaagtaaggaggcataggatccaaggggacattgctttgtggatccagaactggcttgcccacagaaggcaaagagtggttgtagacgggtcatattctgcatggaggtcggtcaccagtggtgtgcctcagggatctgttctgggaccccttctcttcgttatttttataaatgatctggatgaggaagtggagggatgggttagtaaatttgctgatgacacaaaggttaggagatagtgtggagggctgtcagagttgacagtgggacatcaacaggatgcaaaactgggctgagaagtgacagatggagttcaactcagataagtgtgaggtgattcattttggtaggtcaaatatgatggcacaatattagtattaatggtaagactcttggcaatgtggaggatcagagggatcttagggtctgagtccataggacactcaaagctacagTGCAGGTTGACCgtgcggttaagaaggcacacggtgtattggccttcatcaaccatgggattgagttcaagagctaagaggtaatgttacagctatataggaccctggtcagatcccacttggagtactgtgctcagttctggttacctcactacaggaaggacatagaaaccatagaaagggttcagagggggtttacaaggatgttgcctggattggggagcataccttatgagaatagtttgagtgaacttggccttttctccttggagcaacggagaatgagaagtgacctgatagaggtgtataagctaatgagaggcattgatcgtgtggatagtcagaggctttttcccagggctgaaatggctaacatgagaggacacagttttaaggtgcttggaaataggtacagaggagatgtcagtggtaagttgttgtttttctttgacgcagagagtgatgagtacgtggaatgggctgctggtgatagtggatatgatagggtcttttaagtggctgctggataggtacatggagcttacaaaaatagagagctatgggtaacccgaggtaatttctaaagtaagtacatgttcagcacagcattgtgggccaaagggcctgtattgtgctgtagtttttctgtgttctatgttaaaaAGCAATTTATCATAATGAAGTCACATCATTCTAGGACATCTTTAACACAAAGAGTAGGAGAAAAAGGCACAAAATATTTTCCTTGTTAGATCTAGATGGCTTAGAAGTAAAATCAGGACAGTAAGAATCTTATGTTAGTACAGACATTCAATTTGCTTGGCCTTCCATATCTGCTAGCAATCAAACCAGAGCTGAAGACAAATTAATTTCACTTCTTTGTAATCTCATCTATTTTTCATGAACTATCTGAAACTCCAGCATCATTTAATGTTCTGAGCATGCAGAAGCTAGCATAGGCTGCTAGCTGAGAAGaataaagaatgaaaaataaaattaatttctgaCCTTCCTTCCTCGGAGAGGGTGTTCAGTTCTATGCTTTGCCTCTGAAGTGTGCCATAACAGCAGACCAACCTCCTCCTAGGCAGCCCCAGCACTGCGTTTATATCTCCTGCTTGCAGCAGAGTGTGTTCCAAGCAGCCTTTTACTGTAGagcgtaacacccttacaagaAGTGTAAAAATAATCCATCTTTATCATCAAGAAAGGAATCACCAGCCCACATCTGAGCCAAATATCCATTATTAGAACTACAGTGATATTGTGTAAAAAATAATAGATCTCTCTCTGCACAAAGTACGGCTCCCTCTGCTCTAAAACATTCCCAGGACAGGTACAGAATGGGTTGGCTACAAAACAAAACTCCAACTATAGTCCCCAATCAGAACTTTCTGAATTAGAAATGCAATCGCTCCTATTTCAACGCACTCTCTTCAGAACTCTGATAGACCTCTTCTGAGAAAATAATTTTCCCCAGTGACAGAATTCCATGCAGATTTTAGACTGGCTCACTCCAAAACCTGTTACTAAGAGGAAATTAACTGAGCACTGGACTCCTCCCCTTATACTTTCCACACTCATTTCATTATGGAGCAGTTAATCTCTTAGCTCAGTAGCTTCCAAACCCATTATGATTATCTAATGTCACAATGTGTCAGCAGTCAGACAATAATGGCAACATGTCTGGTTATAAGTAagctgtgtgttactctgaaacaCTGCTGTGTTATATGTGTGCAATTCAGTCAGAAGAGCGGTACTTTTATTGTTCTGACAGTGTTTTTTGAGGACTTACTTCACTTCCCTTATCTCCAGGCTTCCAAAGGCcacacacagaatgttcacaGCATCTGGGATGGGGATGAGTTCAATTATGGGAACctgaagggaaggggaaagaagtaaATCAATGTTGAAATTAGATAAAAACTTTAAAAAGGTCACATCATCCTCAATTACTATACCTAAACATTATAAAACCTGAACACACAAGCAGTTAAACCCGTTGCTAAGTGGTCTCTGAATATATCTTACTGAATAGGATACTTACCTGCACCAAAACAGCATTGATTTGCAACGCAAAACCAGTTTGAGATAAAGCAGTGATCTACTTAGTGAGAGATTTTAAGATGCACAATAGGGTTCCTAATTGTAGCCTCTTTGCTGCAAAAAAGTATCTAGCAGAACTCTTACATACTTAGTAGATATTTCGAGGGACAGGAGGATAGCAAATCTCTGGCCTCCTTTTATCTATCTTCACAGATGACTCAGTATGGCCATGATTCACATTGGGGATACGACGGATGAGTTAGTGGCTACGCATATGGTTACCTGCTCTGCCTGCCACAGATATCAGTCTGGTGATCAAAAACTGTGTGCTGAATACCAAAGTCTGGTTTGTCCCAAatactttaaatatactgtaaCAGTAAAGTTTATAAAGGCGTTTTAGATACAATAGAAGTCTAATGTGTTGATGTCCACTAAAGTTTGGGAACTAGAGTAGGTCTTTTAAATATTTCATGTTTAATCCCGGAGTTTCTTGTGTAATCCTGGTTTGTGTTATCCAGGACTTTTTAAAAGTGTAATAATCATGAGGAGCTCAATAGATGGAAGACTTCTCCCAACCAAGGTGAATGGGAAACTTGGATGTAAGAGCTTTGTTCAGGGAAGAAATGAATCCAGGGTTTAGACTTGTTGGAACAATATTGTTTATTAATCACAATGCTCCAATCTTTTGGTGAGAGCCCATTGTTTATGAAAGAATTTCATTAGCTGGCTCAGTGTGCAGGCTTCCACAGATGtcaaagaaaaagaagataaattCAACACAGTATTCATGATTCTGTAAAATTAAATATTTGGGattaaacattttattttaaGCTAACCAAACGCAATCATTCAGCATCGAATACCTGACATCAGATTACACTAATTTATAACAATGAGGAAAGGATGGGCATCTACCTTATCAAAGGTCCAAGTACCGATGTTAATCCACTGGTTCAGCTGCTGTGGGGCCCACAGGAACACTGCTGTTTCACAGGCACAGGCAATACACAAAGTTCTGGTCTCTTTCACAGTCCAAAATACCGTGCACAAATCAATAATGCAGGACGTGGACGGATTCTATAAACAAAGATAACACTACTCATCCTCCCGAGACTGATGAACCTTTGCATAGATGTCTCATGCCAGCAGCGAAACTGGTTTACCTGGATAGTGTCCTTTCCCTCAACATGCAAACCATGAAAAAAGTACCTACTGCAAAATTAAGGGTAGCCATGGAAAGAACACTCGTGATAAAAAAGGCACTGTGTTTGCACCAGAGCAAATACATATTTGCATTTGTTCTGCTCACCTACCCTCAACGTTCTTTAGTCCAAAGAAAGCAGATGCAGCCCCTTAAATCTACCCTTGTAACTATAGTCCCTTATCCCAGAAACAATTCGCATTCATTTATCCTGGACCTCTCTAATGTCTTCATATCCTTCCTACGCGACAACTGTAATGCTCCATTTGAGGTTGAGCAGTTTTTCAAAGCTTTAGCATAacttaactggtcattgtaaggaCTGgaactctaaataaataaacttttctgtttttgcaccccATTTCCCCATTGACAAAGCTAAAATTGTGTATGGAGTCAAAAGAGACTACAGACCGATGGTATCTCCCTTtatctttcagtccaggtgaagggtctcggcctgaaaccacAACTGCCTATTTCACAGATGATCCCCGATTTGCTGCGTTCTTCCATCGTTTTGCGTGTTGCCCAAGATTTATTACCTACATTCTCACTTTTACTTGATTTTCGGAGACAACACCACTGTAGTGGCTTGTATcacttggagtacaggaaggacatagacagcctagtgacatggtgtcaatACAACAATCAGaaaggaggagcttaggaggacgatggtgcctaacagcaactcctctgcttgcatcttcggaagcagctctatttccatctttaatatctctatttttccctatcagggttcttttgaagatcctgacctggtgttacacgctgactacggttctttgcgggaatgggacccgctctcaggggtTTCATGATGGCCATTGTTCAGCACACTAATGGCATGGCCTAAGAGCTCAGCTCACCTTCGGAGGACagagatttcgtggctctggagatgggggaatcagaggtcggtgtgtcatgggagatggagGATCTAAGGCCGTGTGCccggagacccgagatctttgggcacagaggtCGGGAAAagcgacgcaatggacttttaacattgtaaaccagcgagttatttgttatgtctcccctctcactgtgaaacggacacatctctttctccctgagaaatggagacatctctttctctcttattagggagagggagagggagagggagagggagagggagagggagagggagagggagagggagagggagagggagagggagagggagagggagagggagagggagagggagagggagagggagagggagagggagagggagagagagagcctatggtatgtcaaataccaggtgaacaagtagtctttggggtactgcaagtctgtgtctttgctgttgccttgctcacgCTTGAATGCTCGGTGGCggatgccgatgcttttttttgccgtggggaggggggattgttgcctgCTGGCGCTTAcctgcgggagggaggggagccagGGGGActctggggttctaacatttaactgtcattcattctttgggggcactcctctgcttttgtggatggttgtgaagaaaaagcatttcaggatgtatactgtatacagttctctgacattaaatgtacctttgaagcaCTTTCCCTCTGTGCCGAAGAAATAAGAGCcagttattgatttcaggagggcCGATGGTCAGTGCACATGCTcttgtttacatcaatggtgctgaggttgaggaGGTTGGGAGCTTTGagttcctgggtgtgaacatcaccaatacagCCTGTCCCACTCCAATCACCCAGACACCATAGCTAAGAATGTTTCCATGTTTCAAAGTTAAAGTGTTTGTCCTGTAGTTGCTAAGCTTATCCTTTTGTTTTGGGCAAGATAATCAAATTACTTAACATAAGACCCTGGCATTTTGTAGGATCTTACTGACTAAATCCAGCAAACCCAGCCTTGCAGGTCTCAACCATTTAAATCTATCACAATTAGGGTATTTAAGCAAAGAGCCTTGCTCAGCAAAATCTGGATCATCTGATTTGTCTTTCAGTGCTCATCAGTATTCACTAACCTGTATCTTGGAGATTAATTGTAACACCCGCTTTTCCAATTTTTGCTCTAATTTCATGGTGGCAAGAGCTGGAGACAAGCCATCATCCTTCTACAAATAAAAATTCACAACGTTAGTGAAAAGATTTAGAAACCATGAAATCTTATGCTTATCAAAAGATTGCAGAGCTCCTCTTTACAGATACAGCTAATAAAACTAAAATGAAAGTAAAAATAACACTGCACATGTTGGAAACCTGTGACTAAAACAATACAAAAAGGACATCCCTAGCAGGACAGGAAGCATACAGAGAAATTATTTGATCTGTTTGAACAGATACAAGGCAAGctctgtgtaggagggaagggtaaaactgattgtggagtaggtttatataggtcagcacaacatagcGAGCTGAAGTTCCTGTAATGTGCTCTACTGTTCGATGTTCTGACCTGGTGTATTTATTTCCCTCAGAGAAGGAAATCTTACATCCTCACCTGGTCTGGCTAAATGCAACTCCAGACCCACAGACGCTTAAATGTCCTCTGAAATGACACATCAAATGTTTAGTTGAAAGACAATTAGAAATGGCCTATAAATGCTGTCAGAGCCCAGTCACAGATTGCACCACCATACTAAAACATTACAGCAAAATAGTTACCTCTTCAACGACCACTTTTGAAACTTCCTCGGTATAATCACCACTTGGCATCTCTTGTTGGCTGACGATCGTTCCACATTTGTAGTTGAGGTCCTCCTCCTCATCCTTATTATTTAAAAGATCCCTTCCAGAGAAAGCACATGGACTGCCTTCCTTTATTGTCGGAGAGGGCTGAGTCAAATGTGGCTGTGATGCTTTTCCAACAGTTGACCGGGATCTCTGTTCACAATTCCCCACATCTTCCAGCCCGTGTAACAATGTGGCAGTTTGAGGTGAACTCGAGTTTCCGTAACTCCTTTGGGAAAATACTGGAGAACACCCAGAGGCACCGGAGACAGGAGTGAAGCCAAGTGAAGGGAATGCAGGGCTACCTGCATATTGGTCATGTTGATGGTCACTCGTAGCCTGTGGAGTTGaaagcagaatgctggaagaTGGCGTACGGCCAGATGTGTTTTTTGGAATTTTCTGAACGTGAGAGTTAATGTTGTTCTCTGGCCTTTCGGGGGTCCTGGAAAGTTCCGTGCAACACAGAGACGCTGGAGACAATGGGTTGAAAAACACAACGTGCATTAATTCATCCATCATTGGGTTTAAGCCTCACTTAAAATAATCGACAAATTTGTAAAAGATCTTTTACTTTGCCAGTACTTGTAACTACTTCACCACTGTAGTAATACACTACTCATTAATCCGATTGTCTCATTTATTTTTACAACTGAATTTATGGCCTCACAAGTGGACTGCACACAAACTGTACACGCAGCAAATTATATTTTTTCTTGCTGTTATTAGAACTCCAGGTGGAGCTTAACTAATCTCAAATGTAAATTTCAAACTTCAGTTTCTGAAGGAGGAGCAATCAACTGAATCCAACTTTAAGTTTGTGTAATCTGCCATTGTTCGAAGATTATACCAAGCTATTAGAGATCGTACACTTCACAGTAAATTGCCTGTATTTAATATGTACAAAGACAGTGAGCAGTGTAGAGTGTGCTTTGTATATACTGGGGCCAATTAGCTTATCAGAATGAAGATGATGAACCGATTGAAGTACTACTGTTTAAAGTATGTAAACTTATTGGAAAGGCTAACTTGGCAGACAAAGAAAAAAGCTAAACAGAGACGAAAGAAAAGCCATTTCAACTGCTAACTATTTGCATTAGAATATTGGAAGCACTTGCCTTAGGAATTTAGAACTAAGCCATCTTACTTTGTGGGTGGGATTCCTCAATGTTCTCTGTAGTTTCTAGTGCACATGATCCTTTTCCGGGCGCTGTGTCCCAATTATTCTTCTCCACGAGAGATTTTTTTAATGCTTCTGTTCTTAGCTTTTCTTTAAGCTGACCGTAATCCTCCTCTGGAAGGTCAAAATCTTGGACTTCCTGGTTGTGAAATAACCTTTTGACAATAGTTTTTTTAACAGCGAGTAATGGTTCTGAACACACTAGTGTCCTGTATTTAGATCTCTTAGTGATCTTCCTGGAACTTCCATGTGTTCTACGATAGCTATTACCTATTGGGACAATACAACTTCCATTACTTCAGAAAGCAGAAAGGTTAGTAGAAAACTGGCAGGCAGGAAAAGACCGTTTGAGCCAAATAGCCTACCCACAACTGTACTATAGTTTATTCTTAATAGGATTCCTGcacaaaaaggaaaataaggtAAATTATTTAATAGGGAGAGCATATGCTGAGATAAGCATTCTCTAAAAAGTTTTAAAGTATTTATCTCTGGGAATTTTCATACAACACCCACCATCCCACAATGTAGTCAATGTATTATGCTTTCACTGAGATCTTTTAAAAGACCGCTCAGGGCgttccagagttcaattcccacactgtctgtaaggagtttgtagattctccctgtgggtttccttcgggtgctccagtttcctcccacagtccaaagatgcactggttgggtgaattggtcattgtaaatcatcctgtgattaggctagtgttataggtgggttgctgggcagcatggctcgttggaccagaagggcctgttctgagcagtctttctaaataaaaataaataataaatagtgcagGTTTCCAGCTTCTAATCATTTAGATTTAGTGTCTGTAAGAACCATAAAAGAACATCTTCAGAATTGTAACAGAAGATAAACAGTATAGCagagtacaagccctttggctctgATGTTGTGCCACCCTTTTAACCTGCTTTCAGGTCAatcgaacccttccctcccacataaccctccatttttctatcatccacgtgcctatcaaaGTGTCCCTTCAATGTCGCAAATACTgtacatctgcctctaccacctccctggcagtgcgttccatgtacttaccactctctgtgtaaaaacctactgCTGACATACCCCCCTATACCCCTCTTTGTATTAATCACTGCCATCCTGGGACAGAGGCACGggctgtccaccctatctatgcctcttatcatcttatacacctctcattctccttcagtccaaagagaaaagtcctagcttgttcaaccttttctcataaaacaggctctgtaatccaggcagcaccctgatgaatctcctctgcaccctccctaaaacttccacatccttcctattatgagatgaccagaactgaacacgagaccccaagtgtggtctagccagttttatagagctgcaacactacctcacGCTTGTTGAACTCATTCTCCCAACTAATGGTAATGGTTCTATAGAGATCTCATTTTTTCTTTAAAGAAATCCTATTGCATATTTATTGAAGAGAAAAATACAATTGACTTTTGGATTAGGTAGAAAATAGACTGTCATACTTCGAGGGACTGATTAAATGGCAATGTGTGCTTACTCTCTTAGATGACACAATGAACCATTCTATTTTCTGCTCTTTTGTAGATTATTTGAACCTCTCTGGTTTTAGACACAATGTCTGTAGAGAACAGTCACTATACTTAAAGGCTTCCAGTGGCCGTGAAGTGTTTTTCAGAGATTATGCAAGATTGTATGAAAATAAAAGTTCTTTTTTACTTTTTTCTAATCAAAAATAAATGAGCTTTGCTTTCAGAGCAAATCATGCATGAGACTAGCAGTCAAATCAATTCAAGTCCAACAAACCACAGTGTATTCGGTGCTCACCTCCTGAGAGCTTCACTCTCCTCCTGGACTGAGACACTGGCAACTCTGTCTGCTCTTGGTCCAAACCAACCCCCAATGGAAGTGACCACCTTGTGTCATTTAAACGCTGCTTCAAGGCAGTGTCATCGGAAGAATCCTGCTGAGTTTCCGGGATCATGTCCTGACTGTCAATATCACTATTTGTGCTTGATAGCTCAGGCATACTCACTGCAGATTTAACTTGTGCTATCAACAGATCATTTGTGTCTTCTTTACAAGGTTTTATCAACACATCATTAGTCTGAATTGCGTTAGATTTCTGCAGTGGTTCTACTTGTTCATTGGCTTTGTTTTGCAATGGGCTGGAATTCTTCAGAGTGAAGTTAGTAGTCCCTGAAAAGTGATGACTATCCATGTTATTTTCAGTTTCTCCATCGAGTTCATTAGAGTCAGGCATTGTCTGGCatgtattaatttcattcctcttGACGTCATTTTCACCCTGAACATCAGAAGGCAGAGCAATCTGAACATCGCTGGGAACTCTGTGGTCATTTGAATTCTTCTCCACAGACTTCTGTGGAAAATCAGTCAGCTGGAACTTAGTACTTTCTCTTCTACCtctttttcttcctttccttTGGCTTGATTTAGTGTTCTGGGAATTATCACTCACATTACAACGATCTTGCAGGGTAGGCTGCAAGGAAGTTGAACCAGATTCTCTGGCACCACCTTCCCGATTATTAAAAAGTAACAACGTATCACAGGTTTCTGCTTCACCCTTTGGGGTGCCTTCTACAGGACTGCTCTGGTTATGCGTGGATTTCCTGGGTCTTCCTTTCCCCCCatttctggactttcccaactgGTTATGAATCACTGCATCCAGATCCACCTGTCGCTGACAACTGGCCATTTGGCGAGTGGTCCGAACGTAGTACTCGACAGGAAAGATAAGTCCTTCAACAAGTGTACAAGACTTCAGTGGGCTATCTCCCGGAGACTTACACACAGTGGTAGCTGCTTGCTGCTCACCTGGTTCTGCTACAACTCTCTCATCCTTAAGGTTGGATTCAGAAGCTTCACTAGGGTCCTTAGAGCAATTTGGCTTTGCTTCTGGCAGCGTAGCATCTTCAGTCGGCACTGCTGAAGAGCAAGCTTCATTATTGCACATCAGCCCTCCTGAGGACTTGCCTTCAGGACAGTGAGAATTAGAGTCACTTGCTAGTCTTGTGTTGGGTGTAATCACACAATTATCTTCTATTTCCTGTGCTCCATTCATTAACAGTGCTGAGTTCCCCTCAGATTGGAGGAGTGCATCGAGCTTTGTGTTCTCTTCAACACATCTATCAAGAATCTGGGGGACATTGATAACTCTGTTACTGATGAGTGGATCCACTGTTTCCATTTTTTTAACACAAGGCTCTCCACTGGCAGCCAAAGGTTCATCTGACTCACTGGTTAATTCACACTCTCTTTTCAATACTTTGCATGACCTCTTTTTTCTTAGTTTCAGACGACTTTGAACTCCTCCTTCTGTCCTTGTGATGGGATTAATTTCTTCAGCTGCAGGACTGCAGGGTTGAGCTGAAGAGTCAACACTTTCGCAGGTGCCCATTAAAGACTCATTTGAATGCTTAATAATTTCTGGCTCAATGCTGAAGGTTATGGTAGAATTCTTTTCCTTGCTTTCTTCTGCTGGAACTCGACTTTCCTTAAAAGGAGAGCTGGACCAATATGTCCCCAAAATAGAGGGATATTCATTTCCTTAAAAAGAATCAAGAAAGACACATTAGATCCTTTCCTAACCCTTCAGAGAAACAGAATGAAACAGGGACATAAACATCTTACTGACAAAAGAACCATACAGGGAACAGGCCTCAAATTGTGAAAAGCGTAAGTTAGGAAACGCAAGTTAGTTAATCGGCAAAGAAACAGGATTAAAAGAACAGAAAGCAAAGGTGTTCCCCTCAGTGCAGTAGCTTACAACTCCACACCCTTAACGCAGACATCAGTACATACATGCATTACATAGAAAGCCAAACATAGGAGAGTTGAGAAGCAGGTTGGCTGTACGCATTCAGTTATACAGCCTGCATATGCCCTTTAGGGTTAACACTCCTCGCTGGAACATGGGAACTTAAGAAAATTCTTCACCGTGGCCCATCATAAATGAAATATCAATGAAAAGGCACAATCCAGTGTGAGGCTGAAACCATTTTACTGTGGACCTACCCACTGTCAGCTGCGATGTGCTCTGTTCTTCCTGCAGCCGGTTCTGATgtgcaatgttttttttaacatgATTCTGTATCCTCTCAGCTTTCTCTGCACACTAAAGGTAGAAAATAAGGGATAAATATCATATGGTCAACATAAATACATTGTACATGGAATAGATAGTTCTGAAAAGCTGGCATGGAACTATTGCTCAAACATCGTCCATCTAAGGATTTTATAACTTGATGAAAGTTACTGTGATCGATTTCTATTCCATATTCAACAGAAGAGCACCTCATCACCAAATTATTTGAACTATTGCAGAAAATGTTACAAAATATTATCAGGCATAAAATATGCTTTCATCTTACTGCAATATTAAAGTATTTTTAAACTGAAGCCACATGCAGCTATTCAGGTGGGCAAGAGGTCCAGCAGCACCCACAACGTTCTTCCATTCAGCATCAAAACATCTTAAAAGTTATTTTATCTAGCATTTACTGGATGCAATGTTTTCATCTTCAGAAccacaaaagtttttttttaaaacacatgcTCAATGCTATGagcattttcacttttttttctggaatCACTAAGCTCTCTGCTCAGGTCAATGCTGGTTGACCTCAACGTACATAAATGATGTTATATTAATGAAACTTGGTTTCAGAATGAAGGTACCTCACCCAAATGCAGTAATAGCTAGGCAAAATATAAAAGGTTTTCCATTTACATAACGCTTTTTACGCTGTCTCATCACTCCAGGGAGCTATTTTCTACCCTGATCTCAGATGCAGTTCACGTGGAGTTTGTATATCCTCTCTGTTACTGCCAGGGTTTCCTTCAGATTGTCAGCTTTCCTTCCGTATTCCAAAGACATGCTAGTGGATTAATTGACTACTGTAATTTATCCTTTACTGTACAGCAGCACAGACTGGAGCTTCTGCGAGTAATTCGGAAGGCACAAgatcagttcatcccaaagaagaagcagcattctaaagtggagatgaggcaaccatggctgacaagggaagttaaagacagcataaaagcaaaagagagggcatgcaatatagcaaaaattattgggcagctagaggattgggaaactttcaaaaacca encodes the following:
- the palb2 gene encoding partner and localizer of BRCA2, producing MISRPPRRSLRLAERESRAGVDWSEVAGPLSGVPVLMEDQLIMESGLKRPLSLETREQLKERLALLKKEYAKTVYKLQCAEKAERIQNHVKKNIAHQNRLQEEQSTSQLTVGNEYPSILGTYWSSSPFKESRVPAEESKEKNSTITFSIEPEIIKHSNESLMGTCESVDSSAQPCSPAAEEINPITRTEGGVQSRLKLRKKRSCKVLKRECELTSESDEPLAASGEPCVKKMETVDPLISNRVINVPQILDRCVEENTKLDALLQSEGNSALLMNGAQEIEDNCVITPNTRLASDSNSHCPEGKSSGGLMCNNEACSSAVPTEDATLPEAKPNCSKDPSEASESNLKDERVVAEPGEQQAATTVCKSPGDSPLKSCTLVEGLIFPVEYYVRTTRQMASCQRQVDLDAVIHNQLGKSRNGGKGRPRKSTHNQSSPVEGTPKGEAETCDTLLLFNNREGGARESGSTSLQPTLQDRCNVSDNSQNTKSSQRKGRKRGRRESTKFQLTDFPQKSVEKNSNDHRVPSDVQIALPSDVQGENDVKRNEINTCQTMPDSNELDGETENNMDSHHFSGTTNFTLKNSSPLQNKANEQVEPLQKSNAIQTNDVLIKPCKEDTNDLLIAQVKSAVSMPELSSTNSDIDSQDMIPETQQDSSDDTALKQRLNDTRWSLPLGVGLDQEQTELPVSQSRRRVKLSGGNSYRRTHGSSRKITKRSKYRTLVCSEPLLAVKKTIVKRLFHNQEVQDFDLPEEDYGQLKEKLRTEALKKSLVEKNNWDTAPGKGSCALETTENIEESHPQTSLCCTELSRTPERPENNINSHVQKIPKNTSGRTPSSSILLSTPQATSDHQHDQYAGSPAFPSLGFTPVSGASGCSPVFSQRSYGNSSSPQTATLLHGLEDVGNCEQRSRSTVGKASQPHLTQPSPTIKEGSPCAFSGRDLLNNKDEEEDLNYKCGTIVSQQEMPSGDYTEEVSKVVVEEKDDGLSPALATMKLEQKLEKRVLQLISKIQNPSTSCIIDLCTVFWTVKETRTLCIACACETAVFLWAPQQLNQWINIGTWTFDKVPIIELIPIPDAVNILCVAFGSLEIREVKVLRSTVKGCLEHTLLQAGDINAVLGLPRRRLVCCYGTLQRQSIELNTLSEEGRSERCMQLVPPNEMVLAFSEVEGQSEALIGSTIMSNIIIWNLKTGHLLKRIHLSESYPGTVCQKAYSQSGVLFITLSHRYIGTCEGSVGGQVCVLRTVGVNPMNGKSRPVMSYTIPVECSGRYVDGGVKGQSIAAIVTPGTLVLWDVLSGNISTIHQPSGDWSLFYWAEEDSCLLAKKNDSTVYVYKCS